One genomic segment of Paenibacillus antri includes these proteins:
- a CDS encoding exo-rhamnogalacturonan lyase family protein: MKTNDRATLAWLGKPPALASGATWGVPWKEGALHRDASLALRGRSGTKVAVQSWPTAYWPDGSVKWTAHAAMFPAGGAEEGYALEIGEGVRAEAPLVVKETDAAVEVDTGAMSCALNRSGASIIREMLRDGVPVCTDGRLVGVREARVRTSGRNAVALEPIESAVERTTVEQAGPIRAVVKIAGRHRIEGSGRKWLPFTLRLYFYAGAASVRAVHTFLYDGNPHQDFIRGLGIRFSVPMKGPLYNRHIRFAGDTGGFAESPKGLMTFRLPERQRSLYERQTAGACIVLDESEDAELLSLLDDSPVWGDFKLTQQTADSYAIVKRTKEGCGWIRAAVGGRSGGLAYAGGEGGGLAVGVRRFWEKFPSALEASGADRDEASVTAWFWSPDAPAMDLRHYDTETHVRSCYEGADELRSTPYGVGNTSELTWWCCDGTPDAETFAAMVREKESPPLLVCEPARFYETKALGAWSLPDRSTPLKVQLEDTLDRLVRFYQDEIEQRRWYGFWDYGDVMHSYDPVRHTWRYDIGGCAWQNTELAPNIWLWYMFLRSGREDVFRFAEAMTRHTSEVDVYHIGEYAGLGSRHNVLHWGCGCKEARIGMAGLHKYYYYLTADERIGDIMDEAKDADYATLRLDPMRAYFAKDEFPTHTRSGPDWSAFCSNWLVQWERYEDAAYRDKMLRGVECLKGMPHRLLTGPVFGYEPKTGELMYFGDENYGHHLMICMGGAQVWQEMAMLLKDPEWDRMLAEYGEFYNLPKEEKARRTGGALQGKDWNIPMLSTAMMAFAADRDKNRALAEQAWDYLLRSGFGWSVTMPLEARPVPRLEYIRPIQEIPWISTNTVSQWSINLIVCLELIGEHLPDSIEMLAAVAAGREAK, from the coding sequence ATGAAGACGAACGATCGAGCGACGCTGGCATGGCTCGGGAAGCCGCCCGCGCTGGCGTCCGGGGCGACCTGGGGCGTGCCTTGGAAGGAAGGCGCGCTGCATCGGGACGCATCGCTCGCGCTGCGCGGGCGGAGCGGGACGAAGGTGGCGGTGCAGAGCTGGCCGACGGCGTATTGGCCGGACGGCAGCGTGAAGTGGACGGCGCACGCAGCAATGTTCCCTGCCGGCGGGGCGGAGGAAGGGTACGCGCTGGAGATCGGGGAGGGCGTCCGCGCAGAGGCTCCGCTCGTCGTGAAGGAAACCGACGCCGCCGTCGAAGTGGATACCGGAGCGATGAGCTGCGCGTTGAACCGCTCCGGCGCTTCGATCATTCGGGAGATGCTCCGGGACGGCGTGCCGGTTTGTACGGACGGCCGGTTAGTCGGCGTGCGCGAGGCGCGCGTGCGGACGTCCGGGCGGAACGCCGTCGCCCTGGAACCGATCGAGAGCGCCGTCGAGCGAACGACGGTGGAGCAGGCCGGCCCGATTCGCGCAGTCGTCAAGATCGCCGGCCGCCATCGCATCGAAGGGAGCGGGCGCAAGTGGCTGCCGTTCACGCTGCGGCTGTATTTCTACGCGGGCGCGGCTTCGGTTCGGGCGGTCCATACGTTCCTCTACGACGGGAACCCGCACCAAGATTTCATTCGAGGGCTGGGGATCCGCTTCTCGGTGCCGATGAAGGGACCGCTCTACAACCGGCATATCCGGTTCGCGGGCGACACGGGAGGGTTCGCCGAATCGCCCAAGGGGCTCATGACGTTTCGTCTGCCGGAGCGTCAGCGAAGCTTGTACGAACGGCAGACGGCCGGCGCCTGCATCGTCCTCGACGAGTCGGAGGACGCGGAGCTGCTCTCCTTGCTTGACGATTCCCCGGTATGGGGGGATTTCAAGCTGACGCAGCAAACCGCCGACTCGTACGCGATTGTGAAGCGCACGAAGGAAGGGTGCGGTTGGATTCGGGCCGCCGTCGGGGGCAGATCCGGCGGCTTGGCGTATGCCGGCGGCGAAGGGGGCGGGCTGGCCGTCGGCGTGCGCCGCTTCTGGGAAAAGTTCCCGTCCGCGCTCGAGGCGTCCGGCGCCGACCGGGACGAAGCGTCCGTGACGGCATGGTTTTGGTCGCCGGACGCTCCGGCGATGGATCTGCGCCATTACGATACGGAAACGCATGTGAGATCTTGTTACGAAGGCGCCGACGAGCTGCGCAGCACGCCGTACGGCGTCGGCAACACGAGCGAGCTGACTTGGTGGTGCTGCGACGGGACGCCGGACGCGGAGACGTTCGCCGCGATGGTTCGGGAGAAGGAGTCGCCGCCGCTGCTCGTGTGCGAGCCGGCCCGCTTCTACGAGACGAAAGCGCTCGGAGCCTGGAGTTTGCCGGACCGATCCACCCCGTTAAAGGTTCAACTTGAGGATACGTTGGATCGGCTCGTCCGGTTCTATCAGGATGAAATCGAGCAGCGAAGATGGTACGGCTTCTGGGACTACGGCGACGTGATGCACAGCTACGACCCGGTCCGCCATACATGGCGCTACGACATCGGCGGCTGCGCCTGGCAAAATACGGAGCTCGCTCCGAACATCTGGCTCTGGTATATGTTCCTGCGTTCGGGGCGGGAGGACGTCTTCCGGTTCGCGGAAGCGATGACGAGACATACGAGCGAGGTAGACGTCTACCATATCGGCGAATACGCCGGGCTCGGGTCTAGGCATAACGTGCTGCACTGGGGCTGCGGCTGCAAGGAAGCGAGGATCGGCATGGCCGGGCTGCATAAATATTACTATTATCTAACGGCGGATGAGCGGATCGGAGACATCATGGACGAGGCGAAGGACGCGGATTACGCGACGCTCCGGCTGGATCCGATGCGCGCGTACTTCGCCAAGGACGAGTTTCCGACGCATACGCGCAGCGGACCGGATTGGTCGGCGTTTTGCTCCAACTGGCTGGTTCAATGGGAACGTTACGAGGACGCCGCTTACCGGGATAAGATGCTGCGCGGGGTCGAGTGCTTGAAAGGGATGCCTCACCGGCTGCTGACCGGTCCCGTCTTCGGTTATGAGCCGAAAACCGGGGAGCTAATGTATTTCGGCGACGAAAATTACGGACATCACCTGATGATTTGCATGGGCGGCGCGCAGGTGTGGCAGGAGATGGCCATGCTGCTGAAGGACCCGGAATGGGACCGGATGCTGGCGGAATACGGCGAGTTTTACAATCTTCCGAAGGAAGAGAAAGCGCGGAGAACGGGCGGCGCGCTGCAGGGCAAGGATTGGAACATTCCGATGCTGTCGACGGCGATGATGGCGTTCGCGGCCGACCGCGACAAGAACAGGGCGTTGGCCGAGCAAGCTTGGGATTATTTGCTTCGGAGCGGCTTCGGCTGGAGCGTGACCATGCCGCTTGAAGCGCGGCCGGTCCCCCGCCTCGAATACATACGGCCGATTCAAGAAATTCCATGGATCTCTACGAATACGGTTTCCCAATGGTCGATCAATCTGATCGTTTGTCTTGAGCTGATCGGGGAGCATTTGCCGGACTCCATCGAAATGTTGGCGGCCGTCGCAGCCGGGAGGGAGGCCAAGTAA
- a CDS encoding extracellular solute-binding protein, translated as MKTLQKGLSVSLAVALMSTALLACNTDSAEGPEPAPQSEGGSAGNGDGSAEGELLNKEGFPIVNEPISLKMFARKAPPNGPYEDMLMFKEYEKMTGIDIVWEDVPDEGFAERKNLLFASNELPDALYKAGITPLEAIRYGSSGMLIPLEGLLDSYAPNITALLEQYPEIRASITAPDGHIYALPAILTLGAARTNKHWMNMAWLDAVNLEAPETHEDVVEVLRAFRDGDPNGNGQQDEIPLSTWNLPDLINSMSGSFGLQTQMGYRINIEGDKVDLWIEDDRFKQLLEFLHQLYSEKLIDQELLTHTGADYVAKMGEGKLGYFFNQASDPFVNRKEDYAGIAPFVGPNGDRMVNGSPVARDFGTFAITSVNKYPEATMRWIDYFFSEEGSIFMRYGIEGETFDFQPDGKPEYTEAILTDPRGTGVTIGQFTPWPGGGSPQYVNVNNASAINPPEVQAAQEALDPYLPDKIYGAPMFDEQTAKEVNTLRQDIDAFVDESAAKFVTGALSFDKWGEYVGTLNKMNLEQLQKFYQDAYDKTK; from the coding sequence ATGAAAACGTTGCAAAAGGGATTGTCGGTGTCGCTGGCGGTCGCCCTCATGTCGACGGCGCTGCTCGCCTGCAACACGGACTCGGCCGAAGGGCCGGAGCCGGCGCCGCAGAGCGAAGGCGGGAGCGCGGGCAACGGGGACGGCTCCGCCGAAGGCGAACTGCTGAACAAGGAAGGGTTCCCGATCGTCAACGAGCCGATTTCGCTCAAGATGTTCGCGCGCAAGGCGCCGCCGAACGGTCCTTACGAGGACATGCTGATGTTCAAAGAATACGAGAAGATGACGGGCATCGACATCGTCTGGGAGGACGTGCCCGACGAAGGCTTCGCGGAACGCAAAAATTTGTTGTTCGCTTCGAACGAATTGCCGGATGCGTTGTACAAAGCCGGGATAACGCCGCTGGAGGCCATCCGCTACGGCAGCAGCGGCATGCTTATTCCGCTCGAGGGTTTACTGGATTCGTACGCGCCGAACATCACCGCGTTGTTAGAACAGTACCCGGAAATTCGGGCGTCCATTACGGCGCCGGACGGCCATATTTATGCGCTGCCGGCCATCCTCACGCTCGGGGCGGCTCGCACGAACAAACACTGGATGAACATGGCTTGGCTCGACGCCGTCAATTTGGAGGCGCCGGAGACGCACGAGGACGTGGTCGAGGTGCTGCGCGCGTTCCGCGACGGGGACCCGAACGGCAACGGACAGCAGGACGAAATTCCGCTGTCGACTTGGAATTTGCCGGATCTCATTAACAGCATGTCGGGTTCGTTCGGCTTGCAGACCCAGATGGGATATCGCATCAATATCGAGGGCGACAAGGTCGACCTCTGGATTGAGGACGATCGGTTCAAGCAGCTGCTCGAGTTCCTGCATCAGCTGTATTCGGAAAAGCTGATCGATCAGGAGCTGCTGACGCATACCGGCGCGGATTACGTGGCGAAGATGGGCGAAGGAAAACTCGGCTACTTCTTCAACCAAGCGAGCGACCCGTTCGTGAATCGGAAAGAAGATTACGCGGGCATCGCCCCGTTCGTCGGACCGAACGGAGACCGGATGGTCAACGGCAGCCCGGTCGCCCGCGACTTCGGCACGTTCGCGATCACGTCGGTCAACAAGTACCCGGAAGCGACCATGCGTTGGATCGACTACTTCTTCAGCGAAGAAGGTTCGATCTTCATGCGGTACGGCATCGAAGGCGAAACGTTCGATTTCCAACCGGACGGGAAGCCGGAATATACCGAAGCGATCCTGACGGATCCGCGAGGCACCGGGGTGACGATCGGTCAATTCACGCCTTGGCCGGGCGGGGGATCTCCGCAGTACGTCAACGTGAACAACGCGTCCGCGATCAATCCGCCGGAGGTGCAGGCGGCGCAGGAAGCGCTCGATCCGTACCTGCCGGACAAAATTTACGGCGCGCCGATGTTCGACGAGCAGACGGCGAAGGAAGTCAACACGCTGCGGCAAGACATCGACGCCTTCGTCGACGAGAGCGCCGCCAAGTTCGTCACCGGCGCCCTCTCGTTCGACAAGTGGGGCGAATACGTCGGTACGCTGAACAAGATGAATCTCGAGCAGCTTCAGAAGTTTTACCAAGACGCTTACGACAAGACGAAGTAA
- a CDS encoding sensor histidine kinase: MLRKSIQTKMFVAFSAVMLFALLSVGLIIYWNLTENIKANAIQYVTDSLRRADENLNVLLEDTSLLLTTVAANEENVIDVLRSPHFEVSYEWVLEQKKIENFLSYLVAYKSHISRISVVDRNGKIFFVGAPWLDASNLNAPLFERFLASTGQQVLFERAGQSKTLVIGRGIQYSESPNAAVMIDLNYEVIENAYNIKPSEDSHIYVIDEDGDFVFNTNGQVSENNVFDSPLSGVFGKLLGTNSVGETEVEGKPHLVVSYKSEKSGWTTIGTIPEHALIQDSIRFRHTIAQVVLLAFVVALFVSIAISSQITKNLKRLRNAMLWVHDGNLSVSTKIDAEDEVGQLNELFIRMLDKIRTLVEDMKQRERQKREAELMALQAQIKPHFLYNTLNTIKYMAHLQHAKNIEEVSTSLTDLLRGVLGNTREFVTLQEELDYVKSYVNIQRYRFVNQFDIHYDIEPELSKREVLKLILQPLVENAIYHGISPLGEPGLIQIRAYREEGRMKIEVADTGVGMTEEQIAKAFDTDVMQDNVRRGGMGIMNVHERIRMVYGEAYGLSLYSRHGSFTKAVVTIPLERMAEAR; this comes from the coding sequence ATGCTGAGGAAAAGCATCCAAACGAAAATGTTCGTCGCGTTCAGCGCCGTCATGCTGTTCGCGCTGCTGAGCGTCGGATTGATCATCTATTGGAATTTAACGGAGAACATCAAGGCGAACGCGATTCAGTACGTCACGGACAGCCTTCGCCGCGCGGACGAAAACCTGAACGTGCTGCTGGAGGATACGAGCCTCCTCCTGACGACCGTCGCGGCGAACGAGGAGAACGTGATCGACGTGCTGCGCAGTCCCCACTTCGAAGTGTCGTACGAATGGGTGCTCGAGCAAAAGAAAATCGAAAATTTCCTGTCGTATTTGGTTGCCTATAAGTCGCATATCTCGAGAATATCGGTCGTCGACCGGAACGGGAAAATTTTTTTCGTCGGCGCGCCTTGGCTGGACGCTTCGAACCTGAACGCGCCGTTATTCGAACGGTTCTTGGCTTCGACCGGGCAGCAGGTGTTGTTCGAACGCGCCGGACAGAGCAAGACGCTCGTGATCGGCCGAGGGATTCAATACAGCGAATCGCCGAATGCCGCGGTCATGATCGACCTCAACTACGAAGTGATCGAGAACGCGTATAACATTAAGCCGTCGGAGGACAGTCATATTTACGTCATCGACGAAGACGGGGATTTCGTCTTCAATACGAACGGGCAAGTATCGGAAAATAACGTCTTCGACTCGCCGCTGTCCGGCGTCTTCGGCAAGCTTCTCGGCACGAATTCCGTCGGCGAGACGGAGGTCGAAGGCAAGCCGCATCTCGTCGTTAGCTATAAGTCGGAGAAGTCGGGATGGACGACGATCGGCACGATTCCGGAGCACGCGTTGATTCAAGATTCGATCCGCTTCCGTCATACGATCGCGCAAGTCGTCCTGCTGGCGTTCGTCGTCGCGTTATTCGTCTCGATCGCGATTTCGTCGCAAATTACGAAAAACTTGAAACGGCTGCGCAACGCGATGTTATGGGTGCATGACGGCAACTTGAGCGTGTCGACGAAGATCGATGCCGAAGACGAGGTCGGTCAGCTGAACGAGTTGTTCATCCGGATGCTGGACAAAATCAGAACGTTGGTCGAAGACATGAAGCAGCGCGAACGGCAAAAGCGCGAGGCGGAGCTGATGGCGCTGCAAGCCCAAATCAAACCGCATTTTCTGTATAATACGTTAAATACGATCAAATACATGGCTCATCTGCAGCATGCGAAGAACATCGAGGAGGTGTCGACGTCGCTTACCGATCTGCTGCGAGGCGTTCTCGGCAACACCCGCGAATTCGTGACGCTGCAGGAAGAACTCGATTATGTCAAAAGCTATGTCAACATTCAGCGCTACCGGTTCGTCAATCAATTCGACATTCATTACGATATCGAACCGGAGCTTTCGAAGCGCGAAGTGTTGAAGCTGATCTTGCAACCGCTCGTCGAGAACGCGATCTACCACGGCATTAGTCCGCTGGGCGAACCCGGCCTGATTCAAATCCGCGCGTATCGGGAGGAAGGCCGCATGAAGATCGAGGTCGCGGACACCGGCGTCGGCATGACCGAGGAGCAAATCGCGAAAGCGTTCGACACCGACGTGATGCAGGACAACGTAAGGCGCGGAGGGATGGGCATCATGAACGTGCACGAACGCATCCGCATGGTGTACGGCGAAGCGTACGGACTGTCCCTATACAGCCGGCACGGGTCGTTCACGAAGGCGGTCGTAACGATCCCGTTGGAGAGGATGGCGGAGGCGCGATGA
- a CDS encoding helix-turn-helix transcriptional regulator, producing MQEYAREFAEFRLQVPSELLRAGGVYLLRSGRNRAKPDYDVGPKMIECFSFHFVVAGSLLLTDERGRTFAVGEGEMFCLFPNVSYRYKIADASSELRMQWFAFGGPQSPHLCAALGLTPERPTMGVDLGPRWRELANRLHASVGGGDPIRQLRSFYELIEWMRIGTPQQDRPARPRDWLAHCASYIRLHYAEPIRVEALAEEAGVHRSYLSDAFRKEYGMSPKQYVTSLRMANAADLLRDSELPVQDIAATVGYPDLFAFTRAFTKHYRMSPTAYRLSGAGAGSSDTLTP from the coding sequence GTGCAGGAATATGCAAGAGAGTTCGCCGAATTTCGGCTGCAGGTGCCTTCGGAGCTGCTGCGAGCCGGAGGCGTCTATCTGCTGCGTTCGGGCCGGAATCGGGCGAAACCCGATTACGACGTCGGACCGAAGATGATCGAATGCTTTAGCTTTCATTTCGTCGTGGCGGGCAGCCTGCTGCTGACCGACGAGCGGGGCCGAACATTCGCGGTGGGGGAGGGGGAAATGTTTTGTCTATTCCCCAATGTGTCGTACCGGTATAAGATCGCGGATGCGTCCTCGGAATTGCGGATGCAGTGGTTCGCTTTCGGCGGGCCGCAATCGCCGCATCTGTGCGCCGCGCTGGGGTTGACGCCGGAGCGCCCGACCATGGGCGTCGATCTCGGCCCCCGTTGGCGCGAGCTGGCGAACCGCCTTCATGCGAGCGTCGGCGGCGGCGATCCGATCCGTCAGCTGCGCTCGTTCTACGAGCTGATCGAATGGATGCGCATCGGGACGCCGCAGCAGGATCGCCCCGCCCGGCCGCGGGATTGGCTCGCGCATTGCGCCTCTTACATCCGGCTGCACTATGCCGAGCCGATCCGCGTCGAGGCGCTGGCGGAAGAGGCCGGCGTTCACCGCTCGTACCTGTCCGACGCGTTCCGCAAGGAGTACGGCATGTCGCCGAAGCAATACGTCACGAGCCTGCGCATGGCGAACGCCGCGGATTTGCTGCGGGACAGCGAGCTGCCCGTGCAGGACATCGCGGCGACCGTCGGCTACCCGGACTTGTTCGCCTTCACCCGGGCGTTCACGAAGCATTATCGCATGTCGCCGACCGCCTATCGGCTCTCGGGGGCGGGGGCGGGCTCCTCCGATACGCTTACGCCCTGA
- a CDS encoding sulfatase family protein encodes MKRPNILLITSDQQHWNTIGAFNAELHTPNLDRLVREGTTFARAYCPNPTCTPTRASILTGQYPSQHGAWTLGTKLLEDRHVVGDDFAANGYRTALVGKAHFQPLKSTEEYPSLEAYPLLQDLDYWRRFDERFYGFDHVELARNHTNEAHVGQHYAIWLEEKGCANWRDYFLPPTGTMDKAKLHKWDIPEEYHYNTWIAERTNALLTQYRSNDDSFFLWASFFDPHPPYLVPEPWDTMYDPDALTIPEAAPGEHENNPPHFGLTQTERPDFSYLKETGQEIHGYHSHLLPEAERKRLVSTYYGMVSLLDKYIGRILDRLDELGLADDTIVVFTTDHGHFFGQHGLQAKGGFMYEDLIKLPFLVRYPGRVPAGDVSHAMQSLVDLAPTFLSFAGIPMPHGMSGVDQSEVWTGQKSAARDHILCEFRHEPTTIHQKTYVDRRYKLTVYYNQTYGELFDLEQDPQELNNRWGDPAFAAVKSELLLKFVWAELGKEPLAMPRIHHA; translated from the coding sequence TTGAAACGTCCTAACATTCTGCTCATCACAAGCGATCAACAGCATTGGAATACGATCGGCGCCTTCAACGCCGAGCTGCATACGCCGAATCTAGACCGGCTCGTTCGCGAAGGCACGACGTTCGCGAGGGCCTATTGTCCCAATCCGACATGCACGCCGACGAGAGCGTCGATTCTGACGGGTCAATACCCGAGCCAACACGGAGCTTGGACGCTCGGGACGAAGCTGCTGGAGGACCGGCATGTCGTCGGCGACGACTTCGCCGCGAACGGATACCGAACCGCGCTCGTCGGGAAGGCGCATTTTCAACCGTTGAAGAGCACCGAGGAGTATCCCTCGCTGGAAGCGTATCCGCTGCTGCAGGATTTGGACTATTGGCGGCGGTTCGACGAGCGCTTCTACGGCTTCGATCATGTCGAGCTGGCGAGAAACCATACGAACGAGGCGCATGTCGGGCAGCATTACGCGATCTGGCTGGAGGAGAAGGGCTGCGCGAACTGGCGGGATTACTTCCTGCCGCCGACCGGCACGATGGATAAGGCTAAGCTGCACAAATGGGACATCCCCGAGGAATACCATTACAATACGTGGATCGCGGAGCGCACGAACGCCCTCCTTACGCAGTACCGCTCGAACGACGACAGCTTCTTCCTGTGGGCGAGCTTCTTCGATCCGCATCCGCCGTATCTCGTCCCGGAGCCTTGGGATACGATGTACGACCCGGACGCGCTGACGATTCCCGAGGCGGCGCCGGGAGAGCATGAGAACAATCCGCCGCATTTCGGCTTAACGCAAACCGAACGGCCGGACTTCTCGTACTTGAAGGAAACCGGGCAGGAAATTCACGGCTATCATTCGCATCTGCTGCCCGAAGCGGAACGCAAGCGACTCGTCTCGACGTACTACGGCATGGTGAGTCTGCTCGATAAATATATCGGCCGCATCCTGGACCGGCTGGACGAACTGGGGCTGGCGGACGACACGATCGTCGTGTTCACGACGGACCACGGCCACTTCTTCGGGCAGCACGGGCTGCAGGCGAAGGGGGGGTTCATGTACGAGGACTTGATCAAGCTGCCGTTCCTCGTTCGGTATCCCGGACGCGTGCCGGCCGGGGACGTGTCGCACGCGATGCAGTCGCTCGTCGACCTGGCGCCGACGTTCCTCTCGTTCGCGGGCATCCCGATGCCGCACGGCATGTCGGGGGTGGACCAGTCGGAGGTGTGGACGGGACAGAAGAGCGCGGCGAGGGATCATATTTTGTGCGAGTTCAGGCACGAACCGACGACGATCCATCAGAAGACGTACGTTGACCGGCGTTATAAACTGACCGTCTACTATAATCAGACGTACGGAGAGCTGTTCGATCTCGAGCAGGATCCGCAGGAGTTGAACAATCGGTGGGGCGACCCCGCGTTCGCGGCGGTCAAGAGCGAGCTGCTGTTGAAATTCGTCTGGGCGGAGCTCGGCAAGGAGCCGCTGGCGATGCCGCGCATTCACCACGCGTAA
- a CDS encoding response regulator transcription factor translates to MIRTILVDDEMLARNYIRGLVDWERHGFDIVGEASNGFEALALIEELSPQLVLADIHMAGMDGVALCKRLSELGGDVRTIVLSSYDNYDYVRETLRHGAVDYLLKHRVDGPGLTALLAKVKDEIEQSHRLRREETYLEKHWKLMNLELSRKYAKDLALGTEEELGRAIQYFANLSPIGARNLMLGVMQLANYALFTELLATQEKMKLSRSVADLCHQQFGELNGIVSDLEQGKYLFLFSFDREKSEYAMRQRLHACTQRIERSLLSLMNVKAVFGAFQPMRDVEGVRSVYERADGSLAEKQQLRWIDVESSAVGRQPAFTLGLGEERELQLALEQGDEAKTRSLIHGIFEAIRSRGATVQSIQLTVGELVSLAEKVWRKSGGKEATFYEGAYLTRSDLSRADRLDDIRNWTLSLFDALLGKLPRDSSDEGGSAYVKAAKSFVRQRYRENISLEQAAEHAGITASYLSRLFKQQAGVNFTDYLNQVRIEQAKQLIRHRQGTVKMKHLYKDVGFSSYNYFFKVFKDIVGMTPNSYANGPERRESGDGEAR, encoded by the coding sequence ATGATTCGTACGATTTTGGTAGACGACGAAATGTTGGCGCGAAATTACATTCGGGGGTTGGTGGACTGGGAGCGGCACGGCTTCGACATCGTCGGCGAAGCGAGCAACGGGTTCGAGGCGCTTGCGCTCATCGAAGAACTGTCCCCGCAGCTCGTCCTGGCGGACATTCACATGGCCGGCATGGACGGCGTCGCGCTGTGCAAGCGGCTGTCGGAGCTGGGGGGAGACGTTCGAACCATCGTCCTCAGCAGCTACGACAACTACGATTACGTCCGAGAGACGCTTCGGCACGGGGCCGTCGATTACTTGCTCAAACACCGAGTGGACGGGCCCGGCCTGACCGCCCTGCTTGCGAAGGTGAAAGACGAAATCGAACAGTCCCACCGGCTTCGGCGCGAAGAGACGTATTTGGAGAAACACTGGAAGCTGATGAATCTGGAGCTGTCTCGGAAGTATGCCAAGGACTTGGCGCTCGGCACCGAGGAGGAACTCGGGCGGGCGATCCAATATTTCGCGAATTTGTCGCCGATCGGCGCCCGCAATTTGATGCTCGGGGTCATGCAGCTCGCGAATTACGCCTTGTTCACCGAGCTGCTCGCCACGCAGGAGAAGATGAAGCTGTCGCGATCGGTCGCGGACCTCTGCCATCAGCAGTTCGGTGAGCTGAACGGCATCGTCTCGGACCTCGAACAAGGCAAATATCTATTTTTGTTTTCGTTCGATCGGGAGAAGAGCGAGTACGCGATGAGGCAAAGGCTCCACGCCTGCACGCAGCGCATCGAGCGTTCGCTTCTCTCGCTCATGAACGTGAAAGCGGTGTTCGGCGCGTTCCAGCCGATGCGCGACGTCGAAGGCGTCCGCTCCGTCTACGAACGAGCCGACGGCTCGCTCGCGGAGAAGCAGCAGCTGCGGTGGATCGACGTAGAGAGTTCCGCCGTCGGCCGACAGCCGGCCTTCACGCTCGGTTTGGGCGAAGAGCGGGAGCTGCAGCTCGCTTTGGAGCAAGGCGACGAGGCGAAGACGAGGTCGCTGATCCATGGCATCTTCGAGGCGATCCGAAGCCGCGGGGCGACCGTGCAATCGATCCAACTGACGGTCGGGGAGCTCGTGAGCTTAGCGGAGAAGGTATGGAGGAAGTCGGGGGGCAAAGAAGCGACGTTCTACGAGGGCGCCTACCTGACGCGAAGCGACCTGAGCCGGGCCGATCGGCTCGACGATATCCGGAATTGGACGTTGTCGCTGTTCGATGCGCTGCTCGGCAAGCTTCCGAGGGACTCGTCCGACGAAGGAGGCTCCGCGTACGTGAAGGCGGCGAAATCGTTCGTACGTCAACGATACCGCGAGAACATCTCGCTCGAGCAAGCGGCGGAGCATGCGGGCATCACCGCCTCGTATTTAAGCCGGCTGTTCAAGCAGCAGGCGGGCGTCAACTTCACGGACTATTTGAATCAGGTCCGCATCGAACAGGCGAAGCAGCTGATCCGCCACCGGCAAGGAACCGTGAAGATGAAACATCTCTATAAGGACGTCGGATTTTCCAGCTATAATTACTTTTTTAAAGTATTCAAGGACATCGTAGGGATGACGCCGAACTCTTACGCGAACGGCCCGGAGCGGCGGGAGAGCGGAGATGGCGAAGCGCGCTGA
- a CDS encoding NUDIX hydrolase: MEAKFCMACGQPLESRDIDGTPRRACTACSFVHWGNYSVGVGALVAKDGKVLLVRRAQEPGKGYWTNPGGYIEQLEPIDETIRREVFEESGVRASVKSVVALRDQPRSIHNVYIAFAMEYEGGDPTPDGVEVDGAGFYGPEEMERMNVAPFTRWLVDVALRGKSEGLAFDREPNPPMQGGRGFRA; encoded by the coding sequence ATGGAAGCGAAGTTTTGTATGGCTTGCGGACAACCGCTGGAATCGCGCGATATCGACGGAACGCCGCGACGCGCGTGCACGGCGTGCAGCTTCGTGCATTGGGGCAACTACAGCGTCGGCGTCGGCGCGCTCGTCGCGAAGGACGGCAAGGTGCTGCTCGTGCGCCGGGCGCAGGAGCCCGGGAAGGGATATTGGACGAATCCGGGCGGTTACATCGAGCAGCTGGAGCCGATCGACGAGACGATTCGCCGCGAGGTGTTCGAGGAAAGCGGCGTCCGCGCGTCCGTGAAGAGCGTGGTCGCGCTGCGCGACCAGCCTAGAAGCATCCACAACGTGTACATCGCGTTCGCGATGGAATACGAGGGAGGCGACCCGACGCCGGACGGCGTCGAAGTCGACGGCGCCGGCTTCTATGGCCCGGAGGAGATGGAGCGGATGAACGTGGCGCCGTTCACGCGATGGCTCGTGGACGTGGCGCTGCGCGGCAAGTCGGAGGGTCTGGCGTTCGACCGCGAGCCGAACCCGCCGATGCAAGGCGGCCGCGGGTTCAGGGCGTAA